A part of Vicia villosa cultivar HV-30 ecotype Madison, WI unplaced genomic scaffold, Vvil1.0 ctg.000643F_1_1, whole genome shotgun sequence genomic DNA contains:
- the LOC131630089 gene encoding uncharacterized protein LOC131630089 gives MANLLNMFFSIMLIEVSLLALLMGNSKATHRFIGIKDHIDHQVSLQTRSVHRIARLSPEGPNPHHDNSLQPKSDHHIAKLSPGGPDPHHHLSLQTRNVHHIARLSPEGPDPHHHVSLPTGNVHHIERLSPGGPDSHHHDFLQTRNVHEIARLSPGGPNPHHDNSLNPTSVDHIAKLSPGGPDPRHHLSLQTSNVHHIARLSPEGPDPHHHVSLQTGNVHRIERLSPGGPNSHHHDFLKTRNVHGIARLSPGGPNPHHDNSLHPTSVHLTAKLSLRGHNPNYPNSFQPLNNHFIA, from the coding sequence ATGGCAAATTTGCTAAACATGTTCTTTTCAATAATGCTTATCGAAGTATCTCTTTTAGCATTGTTGATGGGAAATTCCAAAGCAACTCATCGCTTTATTGGTATTAAGGATCATATTGATCACCAAGTTTCCTTACAAACGAGGAGTGTTCATCGCattgcaagattgagtccagAAGGACCTAATCCACACCATGACAATTCATTACAGCCAAAAAGTGATCATCACATTGCAAAATTGAGTCCAGGAGGTCCCGATCCACATCACCATCTTTCCTTACAAACGAGGAATGTTCATCACattgcaagattgagtccagAAGGTCCAGATCCACACCACCATGTTTCCTTACCAACGGGGAATGTTCATCACATTGAAAgattgagtccaggaggtccAGATTCACACCACCATGATTTCTTGCAAACTAGAAATGTTCATGAAattgcaagattgagtccaggaggtccTAATCCACACCATGACAATTCCTTAAATCCAACGAGTGTCGATCACATTGCAAAATTGAGTCCAGGAGGTCCCGATCCACGTCACCATCTTTCCTTACAAACGAGTAATGTTCATCACATTGCAAGATTGAGTCCCGAAGGTCCAGATCCACACCACCATGTTTCCTTACAAACGGGGAATGTTCATCGCATTGAAAgattgagtccaggaggtccAAATTCACACCACCATGATTTCTTGAAAACTAGAAATGTTCATGGAattgcaagattgagtccaggaggtccTAATCCACACCACGACAATTCCTTACATCCAACGAGTGTCCATCTCACTGCAAAATTAAGTCTAAGAGGTCATAATCCAAACTACCCGAATTCCTTTCAACCTTTGAATAATCATTTCATTGCATGA
- the LOC131630090 gene encoding uncharacterized protein LOC131630090 — translation MANLLNMFFSIMLIEVSLLALLMGNSKATHRFIGIKDHIDHQVSLQTRSVHRIARLSPEGPNPHHDNSLQSKSDHHIAKLSPGGPDPHHHLSLQTRNVHHIARLSPEGPDPHHHVSLPMGNVHHIERLSPGGPDSHHHDFLQTRNVHEIERLSPGGPNPHHDNSLNPTSVDHIAKLSPGGPDPHHHLSLQTRNVHHIARLSPEGPDPHHHVSLQTGNVHRVERLSPGGPDSHHHDFLKTRNVHGIARLSPGGPNLHHDNSLHPTSVHLTAKLSLRGHNPNYPNSFQP, via the coding sequence ATGGCAAATTTGCTAAACATGTTCTTTTCAATAATGCTTATCGAAGTATCTCTTTTAGCATTGTTGATGGGAAATTCCAAAGCAACGCATCGCTTTATTGGTATTAAGGATCATATTGATCACCAAGTTTCCTTACAAACGAGGAGTGTTCATCGCattgcaagattgagtccagAAGGACCTAATCCACACCACGACAATTCCTTACAGTCAAAAAGTGATCATCACATTGCAAAATTGAGTCCAGGAGGTCCCGATCCACATCACCATCTTTCCTTACAGACGAGGAATGTTCATCACattgcaagattgagtccagAAGGTCCAGATCCACACCACCATGTTTCCTTACCAATGGGGAATGTTCATCACATTGAAAgattgagtccaggaggtccAGATTCACACCACCATGATTTCTTGCAAACTAGAAATGTtcatgaaattgaaagattgagtccaggaggtccTAATCCACACCATGACAATTCCTTAAATCCAACGAGTGTCGATCACATTGCAAAATTGAGCCCAGGAGGTCCCGATCCACATCACCATCTTTCCTTACAAACGAGGAATGTTCATCACattgcaagattgagtccagAAGGTCCAGATCCACACCACCATGTTTCCTTACAAACGGGGAATGTTCATCGCGTTGAAAgattgagtccaggaggtccAGATTCACACCACCATGATTTCTTGAAAACTAGAAATGTTCATGGAattgcaagattgagtccaggaggtccTAATCTACACCACGACAATTCCTTACATCCAACGAGTGTCCATCTCACTGCAAAATTAAGTCTAAGAGGTCATAATCCAAACTACCCGAATTCCTTTCAACCTTAG